The Bifidobacterium coryneforme genome segment GAGGCACCAGATAGAACTTCTGGAAGACCAACCCAATCACGTTCTTACGCACATCCGCCAATTGGGAAGGGTTCAGGTCCTCCAGAGGGCGCCCCTCCAACCGGACCGACCCCGCAGAAGGGGTATCCATGCATCCCAGGATGTTCATCAGGGTGGTCTTGCCTGATCCTGACGACCCCACGACGGCCAGCCATTGCCCCTGGGGGATACTCAGGTTCAGGTCATCCAGCGCGTGCAGGTCGCCATAGATCTTGGATACGTGGTCCAGATCGAGGAGCATGCTTCCGCCTTTTCCCTGCCGGACCTCTTCTTGTTCCTTCATGATTATTCCTCCCTGAGAACCAGTGCCGGGTCGATGCGTGACGCCCTGTGCACAGGCCGGATGGATGCGACTACCGATATGACGATGCTGAGCAGGACCGAGGTCAGGGCCAGCCACCAGCTGAAGCCCAGCGAGCGCTGGAAGACGGAGGTGCAGAGCAGCCGGGCGAACAGGTATCCCAGTGCGGTACCGATCAGCCCGCCCAGGAACCCATACAGGGCGGACTCTGCGTAGAACTCCGCCCCAATGCTGCCTGATGAGGCTCCCAGGGCCTTGCGCAGACCGATTTCACTGCGTCTCTGGGAGACGATGGAGGCCATGGTGGTGCCTACCCCCACGAAGGTCAGCACCAGGACGACGATTGAGACCAGCCAGAAGAGGGTCTGGAGCATGGTGATGGTGTGGGTGTCGCCGGAGGTGATTCTGGCCACCGTCCGTGCCGTAACCCCCATGCTGGTCATTTCATTGATGCTCTTGGCTATTGCCGACAGATCCGGCCCCATGGCATCGACCGAGTACTCGATGACATCGGACCCTCGTTTGGCTCCGGTCAGCGCTTCCATGTCATGCAGACTGGCGTAGATGATCTGATCCTCGGAACCGCCGGTATCAACGATGCCGCCCACCCGAAGTTCCATACCCGACTCTTGGGCATCCTTGGCGATGGACTCGTCAACCGGGGCTTGAGACCCCTGCTGCGCCAGGCTCTGGGCCTGGGCCTCCCTATTGCCGGGAGAATTCCCCGCCTGGGCCTGCTCATTCGATTGACCCGAATTGTCGGGCATCCCGGCCATGCCGTGCATGTGCCCGGACCCGCCGGAAGAAGCTCCTGAGGCGGAATGGATCTCCGCCTGCGCGTCGGCAGTCTGCTGGGCATCGGACTGTTCAGCCCCGGAGGCAGTGCCCGCGACGGGAGCATCATCGGTGTTGTCCGAAGCCCTGTAGCTGACGGTAATCCTGCTGCCCGGTTTCAGTCCCAGTGCATCCGCCAGATCACGCCCCACCATGACGGAACCGACCTTGGGCCACTCCCCGTCCACATTCCAGTGGTGGTTGAGCTGGCGCACCTGCTCGGCATCAATCCCTGCCATCATGTGCGATCCAGCGTTGACCCTGACCGATTCGTACCGGTAGGTGGCATGCCTGGCCGGCGCCTTGGCCGTGACCATCTCCGTGGTGTGGCTGACCATGCCCGGCTCGATGCCCTGCCGAGACTGGCCTGCCTGCTGGATGGGAGTCACCACCAGGTTGGCTCCGTAGGCCCGCATTTCCTGATTCATCTGCCTGGGAACCTCCAGGCAGACGGCCGCCAGGCAGAACAGGGTGGCCGCCCCGACCATGGAGGCCACCACCGCCATGGATGCCCTGCTGCGCCGCCGGAACACCGCCCCGAAGAGCATGGTCAGGAACATACGGGTGTTGGTCATTGGTGCGTGACGGTGGGCCGACCTACCTGATTGGTCTGTCATTCCACCCCCCTGCTTGGAATCATCTGCCATGGAGCACCTCCGCCGGTCGAAGTCTCAGAATGGAACGTATGGATGAAATGGATGCCACCAGCACGGTCAGGGCCAGAAGAACGAAGACCAGGACAAAGACCATGGGCCGCATGGTGATGCCCGAACCAAAGACGACGTGACCGACAATCTGCGCGACCCCGGACCCCAGCAGGGCGCCGACCACGGCTCCGATCAGGCTGATCAGGGCCGTCTCGGCCAGGACCAGCCGTGAGACAGCACCGTCGGTGGCCCCCAGGACCTTGAGCAGGGCAAACTCCGATGATCGCTCGGAAATGGAGGCGGCCATCAGATTGGCCACGGCGATGGCAGCAGCCAGGAGGCTCAGGATGGTCATCAGAATCATGACGGCCTGGGTCTTCTGGAGTACGTCACCCTGGAGGGCCGCCACCTGGCGAACCTGTTTGGCCACAGCCCCCGGTATGGCCTCCTCAATCTGGTAGGCGATGGCCGACGGATAGGCCGTGCAGTACCAGGTCTCCCACTCGTCCTGGGAGAGGGCGGCCGGATTACGGGCGGCCTTCCTTGCCAGGTCATTCTCGGGGGTCGTCAGGGCCTTGACCTCCACCCTGTCCACCTGGTCGGGCAGTCCGGAGACCTTCTGCAAGGCCCAAGTCGGCACGTACAGGGCTGAGGAGTCGGAATCGCCTGAATCGAAGATGCCGACAATCCTGACCTGTTGGGTCTGTCCATCCATCTTCAAGCCAACGGTATCGCCAATCCGCTTACCGCCC includes the following:
- a CDS encoding ABC transporter permease; the protein is MFLIRMIVRSFSRQFGRRILIAVTVCLSACVAVAMLGVVFDVGDKLNAELSTYGSNIIVQPKSDAVVSDLYGSQANQASQEQSSRPASYLKESDVPKIKTIFWAYNITDFAPQLDIKAGVDGVEAPVVGTWFRKDIHLDSGESTTVGVRGLRSWWKVEGSWPEDGRDSLTGDPAQGMIGKDLAARLGGKRIGDTVGLKMDGQTQQVRIVGIFDSGDSDSSALYVPTWALQKVSGLPDQVDRVEVKALTTPENDLARKAARNPAALSQDEWETWYCTAYPSAIAYQIEEAIPGAVAKQVRQVAALQGDVLQKTQAVMILMTILSLLAAAIAVANLMAASISERSSEFALLKVLGATDGAVSRLVLAETALISLIGAVVGALLGSGVAQIVGHVVFGSGITMRPMVFVLVFVLLALTVLVASISSIRSILRLRPAEVLHGR
- a CDS encoding ABC transporter permease, with the translated sequence MTNTRMFLTMLFGAVFRRRSRASMAVVASMVGAATLFCLAAVCLEVPRQMNQEMRAYGANLVVTPIQQAGQSRQGIEPGMVSHTTEMVTAKAPARHATYRYESVRVNAGSHMMAGIDAEQVRQLNHHWNVDGEWPKVGSVMVGRDLADALGLKPGSRITVSYRASDNTDDAPVAGTASGAEQSDAQQTADAQAEIHSASGASSGGSGHMHGMAGMPDNSGQSNEQAQAGNSPGNREAQAQSLAQQGSQAPVDESIAKDAQESGMELRVGGIVDTGGSEDQIIYASLHDMEALTGAKRGSDVIEYSVDAMGPDLSAIAKSINEMTSMGVTARTVARITSGDTHTITMLQTLFWLVSIVVLVLTFVGVGTTMASIVSQRRSEIGLRKALGASSGSIGAEFYAESALYGFLGGLIGTALGYLFARLLCTSVFQRSLGFSWWLALTSVLLSIVISVVASIRPVHRASRIDPALVLREE